A segment of the Candidatus Brevundimonas phytovorans genome:
CGGAAAAGTATCGCGAGTATCTGGACCCGCAGTATCGAGCCGAGTTTGACGAGCGCATCGTCAAGGAAATCGCGGCCCGCGAACAGCACGAGAAGAACTTCCTCCTCGACGACTTCAACAACAAATGGCGCGCCGATGCCGGCGAAGGCATGGAGGGCGCCTGGGACTCGACGATCCGCAGCCGTATTCTGGATGAGGACGGCGTCGCCGCCGAGGTCCTCTATCCCGATGGCATCACCGAGCGGAACGCCCCGCCTTTCGGCGCCGACATCGGCCTGAGGCCAGTCCTGAAGGACGCGCACCTGCAATGGGCGGGCGCCCGCGCCCACAATCGCTGGATGGCCGAGTTCTGTCAGATGGACCCGGTGCGCCGCATCGGCCTGGCCATCATCCCGGCCCTCTACGACATGGAAGAGAACCTCAAGGAAATCCGTTGGGCCAAGGAGAATGGTCTGAAGGGCGTGGTCCTGCCGACCTTGATGGAGGGCTACGACTTCTACAACCATCCGAAATACCACCCGATGTGGGCCATGCTGCAAGAGTTCAACATGCCCGTGAATTTCCACTCGGGCGCGGCGCCGGCCTATGACACGGCCCAGCCTGGCTGGATCGGCATCTACCTTTCGGAGTACGCCTTCTTCCTGACCCGCCCGATGTCGGCCCTGATCTTCGGCGGCGTGTTCGAGCAGTTCCCGAACCTGAAAGTCACCTTCACCGAAGCGGGCGGCGAGTTCTGGTTCCCGTGGATGCTGGAGCTGATGGACGTCCGCGCCTCGGTCAAGCACACCAGCGGCAAGCTGGGCGATCACCGCTCCAACCTGTCGATGAAGCCGAGCGAATACTTCAAGCGCAACATCTGGGTCGGCTGCTCGGCCCTGCCGGACGAAGAGACCACCGAGTCCTACTACAACATCGGCATCGACCGGGTGCTGTGGGGCACTGACTATCCCCACCCCGAGGGCACCTGGCCCCACACCCTGCCCAAGATGATCGCCAGCCTGGGCGGGCTGCCCGAAGCCGACATCTCCAGGATGTTCGCGGGCAACGCCCTGGAAGTCTACGACCTGGATGAGAAGGCGCTGAACGCCATCGCGGCCCGCATCGGCCCGCAGAAGACCAACTTCATCAAGGCCGCCGCCTGATACCGACCGGGAGCGGTCGCGTTCGCGCCGCTCCCGTCCAAATCCTCATAAAAAACGACTGGGAGAGACGACGTTGGCCAAGCTTCGCTACGTTCAGGACGTGAATAAACTCAAGGCCGCGATGGAGGCTCGCGCTTCTGGCGGCGGGCTCAAGAACACCGTGCAGACCCTGCGCGCCTTCTATGAGACCGATCCCGAGATCGTGGCGGCCCTGCTGCCCAAGCCGCTGCAGCCGACGGCGACGCCGAAGATCCTGATCCAGTTCTCTTATGTTGAAATGCGTCCGACGCCCGACAATGTCGTCGTGTCGGCGGCCATGACGGTCGGCGTCGAGTCCACCTACAAGGGCAAGACCGGCTGGTACGTTCTGGCCATGCCCATGGGCGGCGAGTTCGTCGTCATCAGCGGCCGTGAGCGTTTCGGCGAGCCCAAGAAGATCGCCGACGTCAAGTTCACCAAGGACGGCGACCGCCTGCACGTCACCTGCACCCGCAACGGCATCGCCTTCGTCGAGCTGGAAGGTCAGATCGGCGAGAGCCTGGGCGGCAAGAAGTTCACTGAGAACCTGTTCTGCTACAAGGGCATGCCGGGCATCGACAACGGCTTCGGCTTCGACGGCGATGTCTTCCTGACCCAGCTGAACTGGGATCGTGACTGGGACATGCACCATGTCGTCAATGGCGGCAAAGTCACGCTGCGCGAGTCCGCCGCCGACCCGCTGGTCGATGTGCCGGTGCGCAAGCTGCTGAAGATGGAATACTCGGAAGGTCGCAGCATCACCGGCGGCGAAATCCTCGAGAAGGTGCCGGGCGAGTGGCTGCAGCCCTTCTGGTTCGGCCGCTACGACGACAACCCGACCGGCGGCATCGAGATCGCGCTCGCTTCGGAGGCGGCGCTTCAGGATGCGTGATCTGAAGGGGAAGGTCGCCGTCGTCACCGGCGGCGCCAGCGGCGTGGGCCGCGCTCTGGGTGAAGCCCTGATCGAACGCGGCGCCAAGGTGGTTCTCAGCGACATCAACGCCGAGGCGCTGGAAGCCACCGCCGCCGACCTGCGCGCCAAGGGCGGTGACGTCGTCGGCGTCGTCGCCGACGTGATGAAGCAGGATTCCATCGAGTCCCTGGCTGATCAGGCCTATGCCCGTCACGGCGCGGTCCACCTGCTGTTCAACAACGCCGGCGTCGGTCTGGGCGACTTCCGTGAGCCGATCTGGACCCTGGCGCTCAAGGACTGGGAGTGGGGCCACAACATCCACGTCATGGGCGTGGTCCACGGCATCCGGGCCTTCGTGCCCCGGATGCTGGCGGGGGGTGAAGACGGCTATGTCGTCAACACCACCTCCACCAACGGCGGGCTGGTGCCCTCGGCGCGAACTCCCGTATACGCCTCGACAAAGGCAGCGGTGACGAGCCTGACGGAGGTGCTCCATCATCAGCTCACGGCCCAGGACGCCAAGGTTAAGGCGGCGCTGCTGTTCCCCGGACCGCACCTGGTCAACACCAACCTGATGCGCTCGGCGCGACCGGCCGACTATGTCGATCCGGCCAGCCCGCAGCCCGCTGGCAAGTCGATGGCGGAACTGGCCCAGCAGAACGGCGGGGTCCCGGTCACGGAGCCGGAGGAAGTGGCCGCCTTCGCCCTGGACGGGGTCGCGGCGGGTCGCTTCTGGCTCCTGCCGGAAAGCGAGCGGTCGGACGGCAACATCCGCCGCCGCACCGACAGCATACTGGCCCGCAGCGCCCCCATCGGGCTCGGAGGCTAAGGCCGCAGAAGACTGGAACACGGCGAGGAGGAGGGGGCTCGTCTCTGCCGTAGATCCACAGTGACGTTATGTAAAAACAAAATAAAAACAGCCAATTAGATCAGAAAATGGTCATAGGCTATTAGGGAGGGTTACATGACACGACGCATGACTCGCACCGCGACCATTCTGCTGGCCGGCACGGCTCTGGCCGGCGCCTGGCCCGCCATGGCCATGGCTCAGGACGCCGCGCCGCCCGAACAGGCGACCAGCCTTTCTGACGTGGTGGTCACGGCTCAACGCCGCGAAGAACGCTTGATCGACGTGCCGCTTTCGGTCTCGACCCTGGGGGGCGAGGCTCTGCAACGCGCCGGGGTGGCCGACATTTCCGCCATCGGCGGCTATGTGCCGAACATCCAGATCAACCAGACGGTCGGCGGCGCCTTCGGGCCGCTGATCTCGATGCGCGGCCTGGCGCCCTCTGCCGACACCAGCCTGGGCCGCGACCAGCCCGTCGGCATGTACATAGACGGCGTGCCGATCGCCAAGTCGACGGGCGCCGCCTTCGACACGGTGGACCTGGAACGCATCGAAGTGCTGCGCGGCCCGCAAGGGACGCTGTACGGCAAGAACACCATCGGCGGCGCCGTCAACCTGGTGACACGCCAACCGACCGGCGTCTTCGGCGGCAAGTTCATGCTGGGCGTCGGCAGCGCCGACCTGTTCGAGCAGCGGCTGTCGCTGGATCTGCCGCGCATCGGCGAGATCGGCCAGGGCATCGGCGCCTTTGACGTCAAGGTCGCCTATTCGGGCCGCACGCGCGACGGCTTCTTCGACAACACCCATCCCAACGCCCGTTTCTCCACCTTCGGCGAGCAGAACCAGCAAGCTGGTCGCGTCGATGTGGTCTGGCGTCCGACTGAGGATATCAAGGTCGCCTACGGCTACGACGACACCTCCAGCCGCAGCTCGCCGGCAATGCTGGCGATCAGCGCACCGGGCGCCATCGGGCCGGGCGGCGCCTATGCCTCCCTCTATCCCTATATCCAGAACGCCATCTACACCTCGCGCCCGGACGGCATCGCCAACGACTACGCCAACCGCAGCGACTTCTTCGTCAAGGGTCACTCGCTGACGGCCGAGTACAACGCCGACGCCGTGCCCTTCTTCGGCGACGTCACGATCAAGTCGATTTCGGCCTACCGGAACATGAAATCGCGCAGCCAGACCGATTTTGACGGGACGGGCGTGGACCTGATGCACTTCACGCTCAACAACAACTACGAGCAGTGGTCGCAGGAACTGCAGCTGATCGGCGCGAACGGCCCGGTGAAGTACACCTTCGGTCTGTTCGGCTTCAAGGAAGAGTACGGCGTCTTCAACCCGCGCTGGAACTTCCAGTTCGGCGGCAACAAGTACGACCTTCAGGAGCGCTCCGCCGACAACACCTCTATCGCCGCCTATGGTCAGATGACCTGGACGCCGACCGCCTTCGACGAGCGGCTCAGCCTGACCCTGGGCGGGCGGATCAACAAGGACGAGAAGTCGGCGACCTCGCTGAGCCAGTCCTATAGCGCCTATCTGGCCAATCCGGCGGCGCCGGGTTCGGGCGTGTTCCAGCGCGACGCTGCCGGCAACCCGATCACGCGCAGCGGTGGCCCGGCTCTCGGCGCGCTTCCCGGTCCGGGCAATATCGGTCCGTCCGACCTGATCCCGCTAACGGCGACGGGTTCGTGGTCGGAGTTCACGCCCGAGTTCAATGCGTCGTGGAAGCTGGCCGAAGACTGGAACGTCTATGGTCGTGTGGCGACGGGCTTCAAGAGCGGCGGCAACAACGACGTCGCCGCCACCAACGCCAGCTTCATGACGCCCTATGAGCCCGAGAAGCTGACGGCCTATGAGATCGGCACCAAGGGTCAGTGGTTCGACCGTCGCCTGAACCTGTCGGCGGCGGTCTATTACAGCGATTACCGCGACTTCCAGGTCGGGGTCTTCGTGCCGGCCCTGATCACGACGACCATCATCAACGCCGGCAAGGCCCATATGTCGGGCGTCGAGCTGGAAGGCACGGTGCGGCCCGTCGACAACCTGCGGATCAACTTCGGCTACGGCTACACCAAGGCCGAGTATGACGAGTTCATCCTGCCCTCGGGCCAGGACGTGACCAACACCTACGTCTTCCCGCTGATCCCCAAGCACAATTACACCCTGGGGGTCGACTATCGCTGGCCGGGCGTGGCGGGCGGCGAGGTCGTGGCCAGCCTGAACTACAGCTGGCGCAGCGAGCAGGCGGGCGGGATCACCAACGACCCGCTGTCCTACCGCAAGGCCTACGGCCTTCTGGACGGTCGCCTTTCGCTCGCCGACATCAACATCGGCGACGGACGCACGGCTGAAATCTCGCTGTGGGGCAAGAACCTGCTGGATGAGGAATACTGGGTATCGGGCATCAACCTGACCCTGTTCACCATCCGCCAGTGGGGCGATCCGCGCAGCCTGGGTCTGCAGGCCAGCGTGAAGTTCTAGGCCGACATCTCGGCAGGAGATCGGCGGCCTCAGCCTCGCCGGTCTCCT
Coding sequences within it:
- a CDS encoding amidohydrolase family protein → MDRYLVISSDGHAGLPPEKYREYLDPQYRAEFDERIVKEIAAREQHEKNFLLDDFNNKWRADAGEGMEGAWDSTIRSRILDEDGVAAEVLYPDGITERNAPPFGADIGLRPVLKDAHLQWAGARAHNRWMAEFCQMDPVRRIGLAIIPALYDMEENLKEIRWAKENGLKGVVLPTLMEGYDFYNHPKYHPMWAMLQEFNMPVNFHSGAAPAYDTAQPGWIGIYLSEYAFFLTRPMSALIFGGVFEQFPNLKVTFTEAGGEFWFPWMLELMDVRASVKHTSGKLGDHRSNLSMKPSEYFKRNIWVGCSALPDEETTESYYNIGIDRVLWGTDYPHPEGTWPHTLPKMIASLGGLPEADISRMFAGNALEVYDLDEKALNAIAARIGPQKTNFIKAAA
- a CDS encoding acetoacetate decarboxylase family protein, with translation MAKLRYVQDVNKLKAAMEARASGGGLKNTVQTLRAFYETDPEIVAALLPKPLQPTATPKILIQFSYVEMRPTPDNVVVSAAMTVGVESTYKGKTGWYVLAMPMGGEFVVISGRERFGEPKKIADVKFTKDGDRLHVTCTRNGIAFVELEGQIGESLGGKKFTENLFCYKGMPGIDNGFGFDGDVFLTQLNWDRDWDMHHVVNGGKVTLRESAADPLVDVPVRKLLKMEYSEGRSITGGEILEKVPGEWLQPFWFGRYDDNPTGGIEIALASEAALQDA
- a CDS encoding SDR family NAD(P)-dependent oxidoreductase; translated protein: MRDLKGKVAVVTGGASGVGRALGEALIERGAKVVLSDINAEALEATAADLRAKGGDVVGVVADVMKQDSIESLADQAYARHGAVHLLFNNAGVGLGDFREPIWTLALKDWEWGHNIHVMGVVHGIRAFVPRMLAGGEDGYVVNTTSTNGGLVPSARTPVYASTKAAVTSLTEVLHHQLTAQDAKVKAALLFPGPHLVNTNLMRSARPADYVDPASPQPAGKSMAELAQQNGGVPVTEPEEVAAFALDGVAAGRFWLLPESERSDGNIRRRTDSILARSAPIGLGG
- a CDS encoding TonB-dependent receptor — encoded protein: MTRTATILLAGTALAGAWPAMAMAQDAAPPEQATSLSDVVVTAQRREERLIDVPLSVSTLGGEALQRAGVADISAIGGYVPNIQINQTVGGAFGPLISMRGLAPSADTSLGRDQPVGMYIDGVPIAKSTGAAFDTVDLERIEVLRGPQGTLYGKNTIGGAVNLVTRQPTGVFGGKFMLGVGSADLFEQRLSLDLPRIGEIGQGIGAFDVKVAYSGRTRDGFFDNTHPNARFSTFGEQNQQAGRVDVVWRPTEDIKVAYGYDDTSSRSSPAMLAISAPGAIGPGGAYASLYPYIQNAIYTSRPDGIANDYANRSDFFVKGHSLTAEYNADAVPFFGDVTIKSISAYRNMKSRSQTDFDGTGVDLMHFTLNNNYEQWSQELQLIGANGPVKYTFGLFGFKEEYGVFNPRWNFQFGGNKYDLQERSADNTSIAAYGQMTWTPTAFDERLSLTLGGRINKDEKSATSLSQSYSAYLANPAAPGSGVFQRDAAGNPITRSGGPALGALPGPGNIGPSDLIPLTATGSWSEFTPEFNASWKLAEDWNVYGRVATGFKSGGNNDVAATNASFMTPYEPEKLTAYEIGTKGQWFDRRLNLSAAVYYSDYRDFQVGVFVPALITTTIINAGKAHMSGVELEGTVRPVDNLRINFGYGYTKAEYDEFILPSGQDVTNTYVFPLIPKHNYTLGVDYRWPGVAGGEVVASLNYSWRSEQAGGITNDPLSYRKAYGLLDGRLSLADINIGDGRTAEISLWGKNLLDEEYWVSGINLTLFTIRQWGDPRSLGLQASVKF